A section of the Triticum dicoccoides isolate Atlit2015 ecotype Zavitan chromosome 7A, WEW_v2.0, whole genome shotgun sequence genome encodes:
- the LOC119331674 gene encoding peptide methionine sulfoxide reductase B1, chloroplastic-like has protein sequence MAVRCHAAAALVSSRARLPSYLPPLLPSARPRPGTTRGGGYRRTAVRAMGATPSSPSPSGQAPGKADNASLSDEELKKRLTKEQYYVTRQKGTERAFTGEYWNTKTPGVYHCVCCDTPLFESSTKFDSGTGWPSYYQPVGDNVKSKLDMSIFFMPRTESLCAVCDAHLGHVFDDGPPPTGKRYCINSASLKFKPQ, from the exons ATGGCCGTCCGGTGTCACGCCGCTGCTGCCTTGGTCTCGTCCCGAGCGCGCCTGCCTTCCTACCTCCCGCCCCTCCTCCCCTCCGCGCGACCCCGACCCGGCACGACCCGCGGCGGCGGCTACAGGCGGACCGCCGTTCGCGCCATGGGCGCCACGCCGTCGTCGCCTTCGCCGTCCGGACAGGCCCCAG GGAAAGCGGATAACGCATCTCTGAGCGACGAGGAGTTGAAGAAGCGCCTCACGAAAGAACAGTATTACGTCACTCGGCAGAAGGGAACTGAGAGGGCATTCACAGG GGAATACTGGAACACTAAAACCCCAGGCGTCTACCATTGCGTCTGCTGTGACACCCCTCTGTTTGA GTCATCTACCAAGTTTGATAGTGGCACTGGATGGCCGTCATATTACCAGCCGGTTGGCGACAATGTGAAAAGCAAGCTTGATATGTCGATCTTCTTCATGCCCCGGACCGAGTCCCTGTGCGCCGTCTGCGACGCTCATCTGGGCCACGTTTTTGACGACGGGCCACCGCCGACGGGGAAGAGATACTGCATCAACAG TGCGTCTCTGAAGTTTAAGCCCCAGTAG